One part of the Microbulbifer sp. THAF38 genome encodes these proteins:
- a CDS encoding NAD-dependent malic enzyme has product MSNNEKRPLYIPHAGPSLLEMPLLNKGSAFTLEERLEFNLAGLLPNNVETIEEQARRAYYQYQHCKTDLDKHIFLRGIQDDNETLFFYLIEHHIDEMLPIIYTPTVGAACEEFSNIYRTHRGLFIPYPDREYMDDMLRSATKENVKVIVVTDGERILGLGDQGIGGMGIPIGKLSLYTACGGISPAYTLPVTLDVGTNNRTLLSDPMYMGWRHERVSQQEYDEFLEQFIEAVKRRWPKVLVQFEDFAQTNAMPLLQRYRDQLCCFNDDIQGTASVTLGTILAACKTWQEPLTAQRVVIVGAGSAGCGIAEQVVSAMAQAGLSDADARSRIFMFDRYGLVTSDMKGLHDFQAALAQPPNIFEGVAESDLESLIGQIKPSILIGVSGQGGLFNQQVIEALQKGHERPLVMPLSNPTSRAEATPTEIYTWTKGEALVATGSPFAAVEIDGRTHPVAQCNNVYIFPGIGLGVIAANATRVTDGMLMAASNALAEQAPVVKEGKGALLPHLDNIREVSIDIARAVAAQAQLDGVAPKVSHEQLEKSLKRNFWHANYRSYRRRSF; this is encoded by the coding sequence ATGAGCAACAACGAAAAGCGCCCCCTGTATATTCCACATGCCGGCCCTTCCTTGCTGGAAATGCCACTATTGAACAAAGGCAGTGCATTCACCTTGGAAGAGCGGCTGGAGTTCAACTTGGCGGGTCTCTTGCCTAACAATGTTGAGACCATTGAGGAGCAGGCCCGGCGAGCTTATTACCAGTACCAGCACTGTAAGACTGACCTGGATAAGCACATCTTTTTGCGGGGCATCCAAGATGATAACGAAACCCTGTTCTTTTACCTGATCGAGCACCATATCGATGAAATGCTGCCGATCATCTATACCCCCACAGTCGGCGCAGCCTGTGAGGAATTTTCCAATATTTATCGCACCCACCGCGGACTGTTTATCCCCTATCCAGACCGCGAGTACATGGATGATATGTTGCGCAGTGCCACCAAAGAAAACGTCAAGGTTATTGTGGTTACCGATGGCGAGCGCATTCTCGGCCTAGGCGACCAGGGCATAGGTGGCATGGGAATTCCCATCGGCAAACTGTCTCTGTACACCGCCTGTGGTGGTATCAGCCCGGCTTATACGCTTCCCGTAACCCTGGATGTGGGCACCAACAACCGTACTCTCCTCAGTGATCCTATGTACATGGGCTGGCGACATGAGCGTGTTTCCCAGCAGGAGTACGATGAGTTTTTAGAGCAGTTTATTGAAGCGGTGAAGCGTCGCTGGCCCAAGGTGTTGGTGCAGTTTGAGGATTTTGCCCAGACCAATGCCATGCCTCTATTGCAGCGCTACCGGGATCAGCTCTGCTGTTTCAATGACGATATTCAGGGCACGGCCTCCGTTACGTTGGGGACTATTCTCGCCGCGTGTAAAACCTGGCAGGAGCCTCTCACAGCCCAGCGGGTTGTGATTGTCGGTGCGGGTTCCGCCGGTTGTGGTATTGCCGAGCAAGTGGTGTCTGCCATGGCGCAGGCGGGGCTCAGCGATGCGGATGCTCGCTCACGTATTTTTATGTTCGATCGCTATGGCTTGGTAACCTCGGATATGAAGGGCCTGCACGATTTCCAGGCGGCCCTGGCACAGCCCCCGAATATCTTCGAGGGCGTTGCCGAATCAGACTTGGAAAGCCTGATTGGCCAGATAAAACCCAGCATCCTTATCGGGGTTTCCGGTCAGGGTGGGTTATTTAATCAACAGGTGATTGAGGCCTTGCAAAAGGGCCACGAACGCCCGCTGGTCATGCCGCTATCAAATCCCACTTCCCGTGCGGAAGCGACACCTACAGAGATCTACACCTGGACCAAGGGGGAGGCACTGGTGGCCACCGGCAGTCCCTTTGCTGCGGTGGAAATCGATGGGCGCACTCACCCGGTGGCTCAGTGCAACAATGTTTATATCTTCCCCGGTATTGGCCTTGGAGTGATTGCTGCCAACGCCACCCGTGTGACGGATGGTATGCTGATGGCCGCCTCCAACGCTCTGGCAGAGCAAGCGCCTGTAGTGAAGGAAGGCAAGGGTGCACTTCTGCCGCACTTGGATAATATTCGAGAGGTGAGTATAGATATTGCCAGGGCTGTGGCTGCCCAGGCGCAGCTTGATGGGGTTGCCCCCAAAGTGAGCCATGAGCAGCTGGAGAAATCCCTAAAGCGCAATTTCTGGCATGCGAACTACCGCAGTTACCGCCGCCGCTCTTTCTAA
- a CDS encoding GyrI-like domain-containing protein, translating to MVVEQISGFDLVGLCTRTKNENEADASTAQIAPLWEKFSAEAAPKFRGTPQVYGVYTNYESDHSGMFDVYACSDLLSTDMSEDFKSIHVESGKYLVFSAQGEMPQAVINLWGEVWNYFSSPECPHERAYTTDFEHYVGANEIRVAISIK from the coding sequence ATGGTCGTTGAACAGATTTCAGGCTTTGATTTGGTGGGGCTTTGCACAAGGACTAAGAATGAGAATGAGGCGGATGCTTCTACAGCACAAATAGCCCCTTTATGGGAGAAGTTTAGTGCTGAGGCGGCGCCCAAGTTTAGGGGAACCCCTCAGGTTTATGGGGTATACACCAACTACGAGTCAGACCATAGCGGGATGTTCGATGTCTATGCTTGCTCTGATCTGCTTTCAACAGATATGTCTGAGGACTTTAAGTCGATACATGTGGAGTCTGGTAAGTACCTGGTGTTTTCAGCTCAGGGGGAAATGCCACAGGCGGTTATCAATTTATGGGGTGAAGTATGGAATTACTTCTCCTCACCGGAATGCCCTCACGAACGTGCTTACACCACAGACTTTGAACACTATGTGGGCGCGAATGAGATAAGAGTCGCCATCTCTATCAAATAA
- a CDS encoding STAS/SEC14 domain-containing protein: MCHLCWQSRKYLADVGISNISAAAILTDKRWLQKIVRVEDKIFRNMDIRCLSLDQREEAIQFLKHYAPENMD, translated from the coding sequence GTGTGTCACTTATGTTGGCAATCTAGGAAGTACCTAGCTGACGTAGGTATCTCCAATATTTCTGCAGCTGCTATTTTAACGGATAAACGATGGTTGCAGAAAATTGTAAGGGTTGAAGATAAGATATTTAGAAATATGGATATCCGGTGCCTTTCTTTAGACCAACGTGAGGAAGCCATACAGTTTCTTAAGCATTATGCTCCAGAAAATATGGATTAG
- a CDS encoding IS30 family transposase, with protein MGTRTNQLTLKERYQIEVLNGQNYSARAIGLRLNRSNKTISRELGRYSPYCAESAHRQALQRRHGAIKHTKLDFAMQVQIDHQLKNASPEQIAGRMQLERCAKTVSCSTIYRWVSRLNWRSRLPRKAKPYQKRAGSEAGVKLIPERIDIDQRPAIVDENTEIGHWEGDTVYGQDGYLVTLVERVSKLLLTRRVPNKSKKTVSRAIKQMLKPYQAICKTITFDNGGEFAGHQSIAQKLGCRIYFAKPYHSWERGLNENTNGLLRRFFPKGVEIGKIPKSRIDDAVFRINTRPRKVLNYLSPLEFLAGKRVSLMLAI; from the coding sequence ATGGGAACCCGTACCAACCAGCTGACCTTGAAAGAACGATACCAGATTGAGGTCCTTAATGGGCAGAACTATTCAGCCCGAGCCATTGGACTACGCCTCAATAGATCCAATAAGACCATCTCTCGTGAGCTTGGTCGTTACAGCCCTTACTGTGCCGAGAGTGCCCACCGTCAGGCACTGCAACGACGGCACGGAGCTATTAAACATACCAAGCTCGACTTTGCCATGCAGGTACAAATCGACCACCAGCTGAAAAATGCAAGTCCTGAACAAATCGCTGGGCGAATGCAGCTTGAGAGGTGTGCGAAAACGGTTAGTTGTTCAACAATTTACCGCTGGGTCAGTCGACTTAACTGGAGGTCACGTCTGCCAAGGAAAGCCAAACCTTATCAGAAACGGGCAGGTTCCGAGGCAGGCGTAAAGCTTATTCCAGAGCGCATAGATATTGATCAAAGACCTGCGATTGTCGATGAAAACACTGAGATCGGTCACTGGGAAGGCGATACAGTTTATGGTCAAGATGGCTATCTGGTGACACTGGTTGAACGAGTTTCCAAATTATTGCTCACTCGCAGAGTCCCAAATAAGAGCAAGAAAACAGTGAGCCGGGCGATCAAGCAGATGTTGAAGCCATATCAGGCCATCTGTAAAACCATCACCTTCGATAATGGAGGAGAATTTGCAGGTCATCAATCGATTGCGCAGAAGCTAGGATGCAGAATATATTTTGCGAAACCTTACCACTCTTGGGAACGCGGGCTGAACGAAAACACTAATGGCCTTTTGAGGCGCTTCTTCCCAAAAGGAGTGGAAATTGGCAAGATACCAAAAAGCCGTATTGATGACGCAGTGTTTCGAATCAATACTCGACCTAGGAAAGTACTAAATTACTTGAGCCCGCTGGAATTTTTGGCGGGTAAACGTGTGTCACTTATGTTGGCAATCTAG